The nucleotide window gagagtccgcctgccgatgcaggtgacacggttcgtgccccggtctgggaagatcccacatgccacggagcggctaggcccgtgagccatggccgctgagcctacacgtccggagcctgtgctctgcaacgggagaggccacaacagtgagaggcctgtgtaccgcaaaaaaaaaaagaaaaagaaaaagagggagaggactcaaatcaataaaattagaaatgaaaaaggagaagttacaacagacaccgcagaaatataaaccatcctaagagactactacaagcaactctatgccaataaaatggacaacctagaaaaaatggacaaattcttagaaaggtatatccTTCCAAGacaaaaccaggaagaaatagaaaatatgaacagaccaatcagaagtaatgaaattgaaaccgtgattaaaaatcttccaacagggcttccctggtggcgcagtggttgagggtctgcctgccaacgcaggggacatgggttcgtgccccggtccaggaggattcccacgtgccgtggattggctgggcccgtgagccatggccactgagcctgcacgtctggagcctgtgctccacaacaggagaggccacggcagtgagaggcccgtgtaccgcaaaaaaaaaaaaaatcttccaacaaacgaaagtccaggaccagatggcttcacaggtgaattctatcaaacatttagagaagagttaacagccatccttctcaaactcttccaaaaaactgcaaagaaacactcccaaactcattctatgaggccaccatcaccctgataccaaaaccagacaaaaataccacaaaaaaagaaaattacagaccaatatcactcatgaatatagatgcaaaaaccctcaacaaagtattagcaaacagaattcaacaacacattaaaaggatcatacaccatgatcaagtgggatttatcccagggatgcaaggattcttcaatatacgtgaatcaatcaatgtgatacaccatattaacaaattgaagaataaaaaccatatgatcatctcaatagatgcagaaaaagcttttgacaaaattcaacacctatttacgataaaaaactctccagaaagtgggcacagagggaaactacctcaacataattaaggccatatacgacaaacccacagcaaacatcattctcaatggtgaaaaactgaaagcatttcctctaagatcaggacgaagacaaggatgtccactctcatcactattattcaacacagtcttggaagtcctagccacagcaatcagagaagaaaaagaaataaaaggaatacaaattggaaaagaggaagtaaaactgtcactgtttgcagatgacatgatactatatatagagaatcctaaagatgccaccaggaaactactagagctaatcaacaccatgtggtaaagttgcaggatacacaattaatgcacagaaatctcctgcattcctatacactactgatgaaaaatctgcaagagaaattaaggaaacactcccatttaccattgcaacaaaaagaataaaacaccgaaaaataaacctacctagggagacaaaagacctgtatgcagaaaactgtaagacactgatgaaagaaattaaagatgatacaaacagatggagcgatataccatgttcttagactggaagaatcaatgttgtgaaaatgactatactacccaaagcaatctacagattcaatgcaatccttatcaaattaccaatggcattttttacagaactagaataaaaaaatcttaaaatttgtatggagacacaaaagaccccgaatagccaaagtggtcttgagggaaaaaaacggagctgacttcagactatactacaaagctacactaatcaagacactatggtactggcacaaaaacagaaatacagatcaatggaacaggatagaaagcccagagataaacccacacacctatggtcaactaatctatgacagaggaggcaaggatatacaatggagaaaagacagtctcttcaataagtggtgctggaaaactggacagctacatgtaaaagaatgaaattagaacactctgtaacaccatacacaaaaataaactcaaaatggattagagacctaaatgtaagactggacactataaaactcttagaggaaaacataggaagaacactctgacagaaatcgcagcaagatcttttttgatccagctcctagaataatggaaataaaaacaagaataaacaaatgggacctaatgaaacttaaaagcttttccacagcaaaggaagatgaaaagacaacactcagaatgcgagaaaatatttgcaaacaaatcaacggacaaaggattaatctccaaaatacctaaacagctcatgcagctcaatattaagaaaacaaacaacccagggcttccctggtggcacagtggttgagagtccgcctgctgatgcaggggacacaggtttgtgccccggtcctggaggatcccacatgccgcggagcagctaggctcgtaagccacggccgctgagcctgcgcatccggagcctgtactccgcaacggaagaggccacaacagtgagaggcccgcgtacagccaaaaaaaaaaagaaaacaaacaacccaatccaaaaatgggcagaagacctaaatagacatttctctaaagaagacatacagatggccaagaagcacatgaaaagctgctcaacctcactaattattagagaaatgcaaatcaaaactacaatgaggtatcacctcacaccagttagaatgggcatcatcagaaaatctacaagcaacaaatgctgggaagggcgtggagaaaagggaaccctcttgcactgttggtgggaatgtaaattgataaagccactatggagaacagtatggaggttccttaaaaaactaaaaatagaattaccacatgacccaccaatcccactactgggtatatacccaaagaaaaccataattcataaagacacatgcaccccaatggtcactgcagcactatttacaatagccaggacatggaagcaacctaaatgcccagaaacagacgaatggataaagaagatgtggtacatatatacaatggaatattactcagccacaaaaaggaacaaaattgagtcatttgtagagacgtggagggatctagagactgtcatacagagtgaagtaagtcagaaagagacaaacaaatatcgtatattaacacatatatgtggaacctagaaaaacggtacagatgaaccggtttgcaggtcagaaatagagacacagatgtagagaacaaacgtatggacaccaagggggggaaagtgtTGGGGGGTgatagtggtgggatgaattgggagattgggattgacatgtatatgctaatatgtataaaatggataattaataacctgctgtataaaaaaattcaaaaaaaatttttaaaaaataaaaataaaatttaagaaaaataaaataaactatagtgatagaaagcaggcagggagggggcacTCACAAAGGGACACAATGAGGAAACTTTGGAGGTACTGAATATGTTCACTGTCTcaactgtggtgatggtttcatgtgTGAATACATAGCTAGGAAtttatcaaactgtacactttcaatatatgcagtttattgtatatcaagtataccttaataaagctgtgtagaaaaaaagaatctaaaaaaacaaaaccacaacataTATAAATTTGGGTGATGCAGTTAAAGCTTCAGAAGAAACTTCGTAACTCTGTTATACTAGAAAAGGTATATAACCCATGTTAAACTAGAAAATGGAGAGCAAAGTAAACACAAGGTTAATAGAAAGAAAGGGATAataaagaatagaatagaaaacacAGAGAATAATATATTTAGCACAGGCCACTTGTCAGTGCAACCACCCAAGTATAAACTTCAGAATGCCACTACTACTGTACCTCCATGAAGGAAAGTGGCTGGGGCTCCAGCCATTCGTTTGAGCTCTTGAGCCTGGTAAGTCTGTCAGTTATCACATCACTGTCTGAACTTTTCATTGTGTTCACAAATAACAGAGCccctagaaaaactaaaaaatcagCTTACTTAGTAACGAGAATTCAGATTTATTCTCTTCTATTTGATTAATAATCACTATTCGTGGCCGTGAACGGACGTGGAACGGATTCTGAACTTTAGACACCCACACTTTCCCTAAGGAGAGGGGCCTTCACCCAGGATTCTGCTGGTGTCTTCCGAGCCAGCCTCCTTTAAGCAGGGGAGCTCTCTCCAGACCCACCCGCTGTCCCCTCGAATCCCAGGCTTCCCACAACGTGGCCCAATGGAGCCGGTGTGGCAATTCTCAGCCTGGCCTCTAGGAGTCGCATCTGCAGTTTTCGGAGTGGGCAGAGTTGCAGCCTTCTGACTCCTGAAGCACACCCAGGATGGGCTTctcacagaaggaaggaagggctttTGAACACAATTAGCTTGTCTTCAAGCTCTGAGAGTCCCAAACCGCCACCCCCAGACCCGTCCAGCCCCGTCCAGCCCGTGCCTGAGGGAGAAGCACCCACGACGCCGCCCCTTCCCTCCTACCCCGCTGGCAAGGTGCGTGTGGCCTCCGCCCGGCCTGCAGGAAAAGCTGCAGGCCGCGACAGGTACCTCAGCTCCCCTCCCTCGACTGGCAGGGCCTTCGGTTCTCTGGCACCACGACAGGGCCGGGCCCGACAGCCCACGGCGCCTGAGTCGTCAGCTGCGGCGGGAGAGTGAGCCCGTCCCACCTGAGGTCCAGTCAGCTCGAGCCCGTCGCCTCGGTAGATTAAGAACGTTTCGTGTCCAGAGATTCGGTCGAGGCACCCCGCGACCCCTCCGCCGCGGCGGACAAGGAGTCCGCGCGCCGCCGAGGCGGCCGGTGGACTCCGAATTCCGCAGGACCGCCCGGTCCGGAGACTCGGCCGCTGCGTCCCTGAGTCCCGCGCAAATGCGCTACCGCGGACCAGCCTGGCTGAGAAGAAACCAGAAAAGTCGTAGCTCCGGCGCCCAACGGCTGGTCGTGGTCTGCGGTCGGGGCCGTAGCGCTTCTCGGTGACGGGCAGCTGCCGCAGCCAATAGCTGGGCTCGTCGCCCTCtcgccccgcctcccccctcgTCCGTTGACCGCCGCATGCGCTTCAAGCCAGCTTTTGGTTGAGTGTTGGGCTCCTTCCCGAGAGCAAGGGGGCTTTTCCTGGTCAGGCCCGCCGCGATCCCCCAAACCCTCTGCCCCTCCTGTGCGTGTCCGCAGCCAACCAGACTTGACATTAACACACCCTCCCTCGCCCTCAGTAACCCCGCTCCAGGGAACCCCCGTGGGCCAAATCGCTGCGAAGGGAGTGGCGGGCTAGGGGCTCCTTGGAATGACGAGTGTTTGTGGAGTTTGTCCCGATGAGGAGGGCCCAAGAAGACTTGGGAACCTGTGCGGAAAATGTCGCTTTAGGTTCCTTAAGGTGTTTTTAGTCCCCTGGGGTATTGATCAGTGTCCATAGTTGGTGCTGATGTTGGTCAGTGGGAAAGGAACGTGAGGACTCATGACCAGTATATCTCATTTAGTCTTGTTTACTTCAGTAGTTCTCCATTTCgtcaggtttttaatttttttagttttaatcctaggtgattctgatgcaaacTATTGACACAGATAGAAAATTACGAGCTGTGATTTTCCAAACTCATAACCCTCTCTGTGAACTGATTTTCTATGATTCTGTTTTCCTCTTGAGTATTGGTGGGCACTGGATGATGGAACTCCATTTTCACCCTTCATCTTTTCAAAGTGCACATGCTGATATTAAAGCTGTCCAGGGTGTCTTAGGGACATTTGTATTCACAGGGCTTTTAAAAGCTAGCCAGAGCAGATGGTTTCAACTGCAGTTCCCTTTTTCAGGGCTGAGGGAGCATGAGCCATTTGCAGAACTTACTGTTAGATACACTCCTGGGAACGAAGCATGTAGACAGTGCAGCCCTCATCAAACTCCAGGAGCCGAGCCTATGTGTAGCATCACCTGGATTTAGTGTAAGAAAAAAACAGGCTTGGGCATAAGAGTTTaaatctttttctgtaaaggccaTAGACAGTACATAAAAGAATGGGAGtgactatgttccaataaaactttatgaacactgaaatttgaatttcatgtaatttttacatatcacaaaatattattattttgatttttttttcaactacttaaaaatgtaaaaaccattcttcatTTGCAGGCTTACAAAAACTGGTAGTGGTACAAATTTGGCCAGTCCACCATAGGTTGCCAACTTCTAGTCTATTTAACCTCTGCAGGTAATGCCCAGTGATGTCCGAACACTTGTGGATGGATTTGCCAAGAACCCTTTGAAAACCAGAAGAGAAGGATTGTATTTCAAGGAGAAGGACTACAAATGTGTCCGGGCAGATGACTATTCTCTTTATGCTAAGAGTGTGAGTGTTCAAGATTTGAAGACAACTTTGTAAAAACCTTAAGAAAAGAATTTGACTCCAGTTTTCAGTTCCTCTCCTGATACTATCTTTAAAACAGACTAAGCCTGTTACTGCAATGGCAATGTTTGAGATAGCAGTCTAGTGCCAGGAAGGCACATGTAAAAGAAAGTTCTAACAGAGAGCCTAGTTCTGAGAAATGTTCATTCCAGAATTTATCAACTGAACCTTGCCTGAACTGTCTCTTTCCACTGTAATTATTCCTCATACTCTACATtctccttctttaaaaaacaaagtgataTTACTCTTGTGCTTAAAACGTCTGTTGGTTCACTGTTGCCTATAAGGAATTAAGGGGATGACAGTCATATTTCTGTATGCCCTATATGATGGGTTAGGCACACTTCACCCACATTATAAAATAAGTAgcctcatttacagatgaggaaactgaggcttaaccAGGTTAAATGACTCTTCCATAGTCATACAGCAGAAAATGGAGGTGCTGGGATTCAAGCCCAGAGCTATCTAATTCCAAAATGTATTTCCTTTCCGTGACATCGGTTGTTCTCACTGGGATAGGGGTATATTACAATCAATTCAGGAGCTTTTTTCAGAATACACATGCTGTTATTACAACAGTCTAAAACTTTTTGACAACTAAATCAGTGAAAAAGAGCGGAGAGTCCAAAAACAAACATAATGAATATGGAAGTCAGGAAATGGTGAAAAATGTGGCTGGCGCGTAACTTCTTGTCCTGTAACTAGAACCAAGAGAAGggcattctgttttatttttatccaggAAAATACTGGTGTGGTTGTTGTGAAGACCCGTCTGTATCTTCTGGTGGCAACTTACACTGAGGGCATGTATCCTAGTGTCTGTGTGGAAGCCACAGAGAAATTGGGTAAGTTTGCTCCCAATGCCTGTCTTTGTTCCCTGTGGTAGTCAAGTCTTCTGACTGCAAGTAACCCAATCAAACCAGCTAGGGTAGAAAGGAGGAATTTATTGGAAGGGTACCAGGGTTACTTATATAACCGGTGAAAGGACAGAGTGCAGCTGAGCCACAAGGAAAATGGATTCCAGGGACTGGAACACTGCTAGCACTCCACTCTAGTCTCTCCTCCTAAGAGGGTCAGCTTTGTTCCATCCCATTGCAGACTGCCTCCTTTCCTAGTGGTGTCATGGTCAAGCCTTGCATCCTATCTCTTAATTTCTTGTAGAACCCTGATCTGACAAGTCTTAGATCATATAATTTACCTTTATATCAGTCAGCTGGGGTTAGGAGGTGGGAAAGGCAGGGTTAAAAAGCAGAGATGTAGTTGCTGGGGGCCATCCTCTATACAAGGATtttctacagaaaaataaattactgtgAGCCAGGCTTATTGGTGTCTGCTGCATTCCCCTTCCATgtctctacattttaaaataaagatctaATGTAGAACTAACTGGGAAATTATATCTATGAGAGTTGAGCTTAATAAACGATAAATTGTATCTGTGTTTagattttttaatctaaatttaaatttcttttttttagcagTTTTAGTAGtcgcttttaaaaaaaatatttatttatttggctgtgccaggtcttagttgcagcaggcaggctccttagttgtggcatgcaaactcttagttgcagaatgcatgtgggatctagttccctgaccagggatcgaacccaggccccctgcattgggagcgcagagtcttatccactgtgccaccagggaagtcacctaaatttaaatttctaaaaaaaagtttttgttggAGTTGCTTGAACACTCCTTTGAGATAGGAGAATCCTCCATCTACTTCTGCTAGTGAGGAAAGCAGCCAACCTTTCATTCTTTCAACGAATTCTCAGTGACGACCTACATGTATGTGCACTGCACTATCCTAATAAACTAGGAAATCAAAGCTGGTTAAGATAGTCTCTGCTTTCCATGCCTCTATACGATACTGCTGCCCTATCTGCCTGAAATATCTTCCCTTTCTGTCCCTGCCCTTTCACATCCAGTTGGCAAATTCCTAATTATCATTGAAAACCCAAATCAGAtcttgggcttctctctactgTGCTATGTATTTTATGCATACCTTTATTATTACTGACATTAGAGTCCTTTGTTTACCTTGATTGTGAGTCCCTAGAAGGCAAAAATTTCGTCTTAATCCAGTCCCTAAAACAGTGTCTAATGATGAGTAGGAAATTAATGCATGtttgatgaacaaataaatgaatgacctCTGCCTAGCAGAATCTGGGAGGGCTCCAGACAgcggaatctttttttttttgattaatttttattggagtatagttgctttacaatgttgtgttggtttctactgtacagcaaagtgaatcagctatacgtatacatatatcccatcttttttggatttccttcccatttaggtcaccacagagcattaagtagagttccctgtgccatacagtaggttctcattagttatctattttatacatagtatcaatggtgtatatatgtcaatcccaatctcccaattcctcccacccgcTCCTTTCCCCCTTCGTACccatagtttgttctctacatctgtgtctctatttctgctttgcaaataagatcatctacacCGTTTTTCAGACAGCTGAATCTTAAAGGATTAATTGAGAAATTAACTACCATCACagaaactacacacacacaaaatgtataTAAGTACAGACCTTCACAGTTGTCATAAATAGTTCCCTGGCATGGATTGTCATAAACCATGCTACATGGCTGGCAATGAGGTATTCTAGGAGCAAATAGGACTGAGCGTAGGCAAGACACAACTTAGGAAGCACCTAACAGGAGGGGTGATTTCCAGCATGGGGGGAACAGGCAATTACAACCACCGAGGATCTTTCCTGAGCAGGTGTCAGGATTTAAGGGAGGTTCAGTTTCAGTAGCGTAGGGCAGGAGCAGGAGGACAGAATGGAGACTTGTATATCTGGGCTAATTATCGAATTAAAGCTATCCAGAAAAGGAAGCCAGGAAAATGAGCAATTAGGCTCTAAAGAGGCCAGACGCTATCCTATCAGCTGTGGCCCAGGGCTAATTCCCCAGGTATCCTGTGGAGAAGGCCAGAGAAGTTGCCTGCCCACTGTAATGTAGATTCTGTGGCTGGCACCAAAGAGTGCTTAGGGCCACAAGAGACTCCAAAGAATGTGTGTTATTTAGAAGGACAGGGCTGACATCATTCCACTAAGATCTCACTACTCTGGGAAGGGATCGGCTATCTTGGAAGTGACTGAATGCTCATGAGGGATGGATGAGGCTGATATCCACTCAGGAGCCAGTTACTTAtctcatgtctcttttttttttttggctgcgcccaCATCGCTGGCAGGTTTtgcaaccagggattgaacctgggccaccgcagtgaaagcgctgagtcctaatcactggacctccagggaattcccgcaTGTCTCATTACTCTATTTCcttgacttgtttttcttttaattatatttttctctttcaaaaattatGCATGacaattatagaaaatttgggaaataaagagctattacaattttttattatgaaagattCTAggagcattgtgtgtgtgtatatatagatacacaaatatatatctcCCCTAATAGACAATGAACTCCTTGAAGTCAGGGATTGGGTCTTAACTATCCAGTCATCCTTGTATCTccaagtacttagcacagtgcctagcacgtgGTAGTTACGAACAtttatggaataaatgaatgaatcatatTGTGATAATGTACTGTTCATAAGTAATAactatattctgttttctttcaggaGAATAtctaagaagaaaaggaaattaagtcaTCAGAGGACTATGAAAGACAGCTTTtatgattttagaagaaaactaTAGATCCTAAAGAAAAAGTAATGCCTTATATTGTGGTTGAAAAATACTAGGCAGAAGATACTGAAAAGGAAGAATGAGTTAAGGAAgcaatttttcttatttcaagagATCCTCTTCTTTAATTGGAATTACTTAGTCCactttatttgttcctttttttttttttagtgttggtCATTGGCATGAATGTGAGGCATTTCACAGGGCATATGATAGTTTCACAGGGCATTTCTGTTGGGAGACTCCTCCATGAGTCTCTGTATTCCCACACATCTTGCTAGGTATGCCAAGAATACAAGGCCCTAACCACTCTTCATGCAGACCATTTCAGGGTTATGTTGCAGGAAGCAACCTTGAAAAATGAAGTGATGTCTCCCTTCAGAACCAAGGGCAAGCTTGCTTACTGCTTGCTCTGAAAGAGGTAGATTCCCTGAATTCAGTGTTCCTGTCCTAGAGTGCAGCTCACTGCATGTGTGGCATCTATCTGGTCCACATCACCCCTGTGGGACCTGGGGAAAAGGGGAACCAATGTAAAGACCACCCAACAACAGGCCACTTGTCAAGGTATCTGAGGGACACACTGCACTCCCCACCATCTGCAGGCATCTGATTTTGTTGAGCACTGGAAAGGTCTTcccaaaaatcaactcaaaaagaTTTCTGACTCcacctccctcacttcctcctaGTCCACACAACTTAGTGGGGTCAATGAATACAGCCTTCCCCAGAAAGGGTTCATCTCCTCTTGGTCACCTCCTGGGTGATGATCAGAATGATGAGGGTAGAGAGTATATATAACCTATTTTGAAAATTCAGGATTCTACCCTGATCATTCCTGGCCATGGTGCATCTTTCTTTCTCCTAATAGCAACCCCAGGCCAGTCTGTTTGTACAGCCTCCAAGTGTCCCTAGGGAGGGAATACCATAGGCCACTGGCATTTCTTGACATTACCATGCAGTTTTCTGAATTCCAAAAGCATGCTATCTGAGGCAAAGTGTCTTTCgttaatgtttataaaattctCCCACTTTCAGGTTTTGTATAACAGCCTTTCAAGGAGCCTACCTCCAATACAATTCCTTTTCTGAGCTTGGGTGCCAAGAACTACAGATTTGTTCTGGGTGGTCAAGCTGACCACTGTCcgttcattcatttatctgttcaGCTGCTTGATTCTTTTCTGAATTAGAggtaaaagtacatttaaaatttacttatttagcaTTCGTTGAGTAGtctactgtgtgctaggtacTGTTGATACAAAAGTAAATAATACATACACCCCACCGCAGATAGGATTACAATTTAGTGaagaaaatttataaatgagTCACATTACCATGTGACAAATGCTGTAACagatagaaaaaaagaactgtaaagcACAAAGCCTAAAGCAATCAACTGTGCATTCAGGAGCCTGAAAATGCATTTGAAGTGAATCTGGAAGAATAAGTAAGTACAGAAGAGAGCGAAAAGCATTCCAGGTTTAAGGAATAGCATATGCAAGTTCCTGTTGTGTGAAAAGAATGGTGAGAGGTTCAGTGTGGCTGGAAAATAGTATGTATGAGAGAATGATAAATGAAACTGGGAAGATGGATGGGGCCAAAGGAGAAAAGGCTACTTTCTTCAGGGTAACTCAAAGGACATCAAGCAGTGTTGCGGTATAAACAGTACTTTTTGaaacttttataatttt belongs to Pseudorca crassidens isolate mPseCra1 chromosome 14, mPseCra1.hap1, whole genome shotgun sequence and includes:
- the PFN4 gene encoding profilin-4, which translates into the protein MSHLQNLLLDTLLGTKHVDSAALIKLQEPSLCVASPGFSVMPSDVRTLVDGFAKNPLKTRREGLYFKEKDYKCVRADDYSLYAKSENTGVVVVKTRLYLLVATYTEGMYPSVCVEATEKLGEYLRRKGN